The Cololabis saira isolate AMF1-May2022 chromosome 5, fColSai1.1, whole genome shotgun sequence genome segment TTTAATTTAATGCAGACTACATTTGAGTCAGCCTTAGCCTGGTTTCTCATTGTGGTTGATGTTAAATTGAGACCATGGCAGTAAGCTTGTTAGTGAGACGATCAGGCTGAGATTTATGTTACACATTCATGTTATTAAACATTTGTTGCATGCTTTCACTGGATATTGGGCGCAACAACACACTCTTTTCGAAATAATacacattttacatttaaaattggCACAAGTTGcatcattattacattttagatcATATTATGCAGGTGCATATAACATCCTCCTTGCTGAGGCTTTAAAGTTATATTATGAGCACCACAGTGTCAAGCTTTGTAATGAAATttgtaaaatataaagaaaaaaaaaacctcattggGGCAATGATAAGTACCCTGTTGCTGTTTCCATAGGATTTAGTTGATTCTACCTCAAACTGCACCttagttgtttatttgtatacaggactgtctcagaaaattagaatattgtgataaagttctttattttctgtaatgcaattaaaaaaaaaaaagtcatacattctggattcattacaaatcaactgaaatattgcaagccttttattattgtaatattgctgattatgggttacagtttaagattaagattcccagaatattttagagatatttgagttttcttaagctgtaagccatgatcagcaataataaaataataaaaggcttgcaatatttcagttgatttgtaatgaatccagaatgtatgatttttttgtttttgtaattgcattatagaaaatcacaatattctaattttcctgtATATGTCAACAAGTACCACATTTGCTTATTTACTGcctaaagagcgaaataaccggagtcacaCAATACCTAGAGGGAAAGATATATGCAAATAGTTTCAGAGAAGCAATTGTTGCACGTCAATCTGGAGAAGACCGTTTCCAATTTTCAAACATTTCCAAACAACTTGGAGACCTATGTTCAACAGTGATAGAATCACTCAGAAGTGGAAAGCATTCAGGACTGAAGGTTCCAAATATCTTATAGAATCGGAAACATATTGATTCTGTTACGAGTGCTGTCATGTGTTGAAAATGTCCATGGTATAAGACATACAGTAAGATATTTATTTTGACAAGCAGTAATTCAGGGACAGACTCGTGATTGTGTTTAGCTGCATTGTATTTGTAGTTGAAGTGGAGATAACGGAGTAACTTGCAAAGGTGTTACTGTAGTTTTCTGTGtttcttttggtttgtttttttgtgtttaaagaATTTGGGGCAGCAAAACAGTTTTATTTAGGCTAAAAACCTGTGTAGATGTATTTGTTTCCTCATTGAAACATGGTCTTGAATTGATAAGGAAATTTTAAAAAATCAGATCCATCACAGGATCAGTAATTGCATTGGTATTAATACAATCTTATCAATGCCCATCCCTATTCAAGTCATTTGCCAATTTTTGCAGGAGTGAATATCCCAGCAAATGTTACTGCAatgctctggaaaaaaaaaaaaaaaatccaataccTACTTCTCAGACCCTACAAAACCCACCAGGTATATTAAAGTCCAATACAGCtcaattagaataaaaataaagaaggaTGATGGGTTGACAGGAGACAGACCTTTCTGTCTAAAAAGGACATGCAAGCATAAATAAGATTCACAAAACTGAATCAGAACAAAGCACAAGACTTCTGAAACAAGCTCCCATGAACCGGTGAGATATATatgatagatatagatatagaaaGATACGAGGTCCTGCTCAACGTTTCTTCCCACctaaaaggggagtttttccttgccactgtttggcttaaggtttttctcccactaggggagtttttacctaccattgtttatgttatgtttatataataattgctcggggttcatgttctgggtctctggaaatcacctagagacaacttctgttgtaatagacgctatataaataaaatggaattgaattgaaaaacattGAGAGACAGTTATTTGGCCTCAGTGTCCAGTGCCGTGTGTGCCAAAAACAGAAAATAGGACCTTTGTTCGTTCCAGTTATAATGAGTGGACCATGAACTCCCCCTGTATTCTAGAGGCAATCATCTCAGTGATTTACTTTGTCCGTCTGTCCTACAGCGGAAGCTTGGTAAAAAAATTGGATAATGAAACAGGACGATGATCCAAAGCACCCCAGCAAATCTGTATAAGAGTATCAGATGTTCAGACAAAGGCAGAGACAattattcattacaaatcacccACAAACGGACTGAGCTTTATTTTGCTTCGCATGTTTGCAGCCCATGGCCTTGGATTCTGGACAGACCGGTCTGCGGTGCACGAGGCTGCAGCGCAGGGCAGAGCCCTCCAGCTGCAGCAACTGATCGAAGCCGGTGCAGCTGTTAACATTGTTGCCGTGGACTCCATTACGCCCCTGCACGAGGCCTGTATACAGGGTCAAACCCAGTGCGTCAGACTGCTGCTGGATGCTGGTGCGCAGGTCAGATGGCCCCCCTTTGTTCTCAAAAGGACCTAATCCAGATTGATCATCATCCTCAGTATATGTGTGGTGCAATTATGTCACAGGTGGATGCTCGCAACATCGATGGCAGCACTCCCCTGTGTGACGCCTGTGCGGCTGGTAGCCTGGATTGTGTCAAACTCCTGTTGGAATATGGAGCAACTGTCAATCCTCCACTGTTCACTTTCTCTCCTCTTCATGAGGCTTGCATGGGAGGTACGTCTCACTTCACCTTATGTGTGCAGCACAACAATACATGTCAGGCATTATTTCATGAAGGTATAAGTGATCACATCCACCTTTCAGGGGTCTCATTTAAAGATACTCTTTACAAAGATACAACTGTGATATGTTTACCTTGAAATCCCATTAAAAATAAGCAAAATCACTTatattagttagttagttagttaatatttatttcggtcaatcacaaacataaaaatcaacaaacaagatatcacaggtttttccctggtcaacattgtgattattttgaccgaaaaggtctgggcttgaagcataaagcttatcttgcccaccttttaacagaatataatatacaaaaagaacaaatgaagtatcataagtctacacaaaataataatatgagtaataataataataataacaataatgacgatgatgataataaaatagtaataataataataataatagtaataataataataataataataataataataataataatatataagatAGTTcttaaaacagaaagtgaaaagatgctaaggaaaccgacaaaaccaatttaagttgtcattttatctcatgcatgtgtgcattcttctttgtttgcttattgtgctcctatatatgtgtccattacctttgctttgaataatatcttgtatgcttttattgagtttgctagtttaaggtcgttgtgtaatgagttccacagttttactcctaaaacggatatacatctgccctttgtatttgttcttattACGGCACATCCTGCAACGAGATAAGAATATTTCTTTGTCAAAGCAAGGTTTAATAATTACTTTGCTGCATGAGCGGTGTGTTTAAATCTATAGAAGATTTGAAAAGCACATGCCTGCATGCTTATATTGCATCTGGTCTCAATGAGTTAAGAGCTACTTAGTTTGATAGTCTCTTCCTGCTGGTACATGGACCTGGAAGGTCACACGGTCCCATAACAATAGAAATGTTTGCATAAACCGATGATGTCTTGTCATTCACAACAGGCAACTCAAAGTGTGTTCAGCTCATGATTGATCGAGGAGCTTTCATGGAGGCTCATGATTGCCACTATGGGACACCTCTTCATGTGGCCTGTGCCAGGCAATATTACGACTGCGCCAAAGTCCTCCTTATCGCAGGTGATTCGAGAATTGCTGTCTTCATATCAGGGCTTGAGAAAACTCGACTTGGGTTGATATCCACATTTTCCTCATTGATACCAAGAATGAGTCTGGCTCCTTTGGATTGGACTTTGATTGCTACATGGTGGTACCAATGGATCAACCAACAGAAACTACTTCTGGATCCCATTTTATAGACGTACAATATAAAACATAACAGACAGCATGCTggggagtagggatgggcggtatggactaaaacatttatcacgataatttctggcatttatcccgataacgataataatgacgataaaaaaataccaattcaactccacctttttaactataaatctatcaccacattcagtctttgaagcccccaaaacactgctctaaaagatattaaatgctactaaactacaccaattaaatttaattgataaaaaacaattaaatgagttacacctgtactgcaaaactggaatgactcctcgctctctttctcttctttctttctttctggctcatttccttccttccttccttccttccttccttccttccttccttccttccttccttccttccttccttccttccttccttccttccttccttccttccttccttccttccttccttccttccttccttccgtccttcacgtacgttgtgcgtcgatttaacgcagaaccataaatcagctttacacaaaaacgtcatcaacgtgaatttatcgtttttaccgcgagatgacaaattcttaccgtggagaatttttttgacggtatatcgtgaacggtaaaatatttaCAGTTTGATTTACAGTTTGTTTTGCAGTAAAGGCTTATTGTTCTGAGGTGTTCTTAGCAATTCTTCACCCAACACCCTGTTGCGATTGGGATGGGCAACACTACAGTGGTAATTTAAGGTTTAAAGCGGGCTTGAGCAGCGTGCTTGGATGGTTGTCAGAGCAATCTCCAGTCCTGTTTAAGGGGTcacaatttaaaatatttgcCAAAACAATATTTAATCCCCCGTGGCTACCAATATTACGGGAATAAAGTAGTAAATTTAATAGAATAGTCATCAATGTTTTTCATGAAAATCCTTAGGGATCTGCATAAAACAGCCCTTTAAAATTTGGTGTAGATCGCAGTTATGGTCAAAATCACTGGATGACTGGATAATGTTGCTCATTCTCTCAATTCATTTCTGTTAAATCAtcagttattttattcttaTCTATAACTGTTGTATAAACGTATGTTACGCCACACACAGACCGGATatgctgtttgtttttcttcccaaAGGGGCTAATGTGAATGCGGCCAAGCTCCATGAGACTGCCCTTCATCATGCAGCTAAAACGAGGAACACAGATCTCATAGAGCTGCTTGTCGAGTTTGGGGGAAACGTGTTCGCCCAAGATAACCTCAACAAAAAGCCCATCCACTACACCAGTGTGGGGTCTCCCTCCTTCCTCTGCCTTGAGTTCTACCAGAGTAAGTGTGTTCAGCCGAAACGTGTATCCTGTCTCTGTGGTGAACTGGCAGAAAATAACCGTCCTCCGGTTTTCTCCCCTAGATACCCCGCTCAGTCTGCAGCAGCTCAGCAGGGTGGCTTTCAGGAGGACTTTCGGCACGAGAGCGTGTGAAGCTGTTTCCAAGCTGGGCTTACCCACGCGCATCATAAGCTTTCTCTCTTACATACCGCCTCCTGTCATCGAAATTTAATCACATTGGACCAT includes the following:
- the LOC133443786 gene encoding ankyrin repeat and SOCS box protein 13-like isoform X1; this encodes MEITRARPSLYGEIAHGLGFWTDRSAVHEAAAQGRALQLQQLIEAGAAVNIVAVDSITPLHEACIQGQTQCVRLLLDAGAQVDARNIDGSTPLCDACAAGSLDCVKLLLEYGATVNPPLFTFSPLHEACMGGNSKCVQLMIDRGAFMEAHDCHYGTPLHVACARQYYDCAKVLLIAGANVNAAKLHETALHHAAKTRNTDLIELLVEFGGNVFAQDNLNKKPIHYTSVGSPSFLCLEFYQNTPLSLQQLSRVAFRRTFGTRACEAVSKLGLPTRIISFLSYIPPPVIEI
- the LOC133443786 gene encoding ankyrin repeat and SOCS box protein 13-like isoform X2, whose product is MEITRARPSLYGEIAHGLGFWTDRSAVHEAAAQGRALQLQQLIEAGAAVNIVAVDSITPLHEACIQGQTQCVRLLLDAGAQVDARNIDGSTPLCDACAAGSLDCVKLLLEYGATVNPPLFTFSPLHEACMGGANVNAAKLHETALHHAAKTRNTDLIELLVEFGGNVFAQDNLNKKPIHYTSVGSPSFLCLEFYQNTPLSLQQLSRVAFRRTFGTRACEAVSKLGLPTRIISFLSYIPPPVIEI